ACCCGGGCGAGCGGTAAAGAGGTTGACGTTCACCTTCTTGACGGTACGTTCGATGCCAACCTTGGACAGGGAAGCATGTTCGAAGCGCTTCATCAAGTAGCGACGGAGCACGATGTCTTCATAAAGAAGATCGGCAAACTTGTCTTCGGCATACCACTTGGATTCCCAGCCGCGGATAACGCCAAGACGAAGACCATTCGGATGAGTTTTCTGACCCATTTTAATTACTCCTTGTTGGCCACAACGACTGTGATGTGAGAGAGCGGCTTTTCGATACGGAAAGCACGACCCTGAGAACGCGGATGGATGCGCTTCATGATGGTTGCACCGTCGGCAGTGATGGTCTTGATGACCAGTTCTTCGACAGCAACAGCACCGGCAGACTTCTGCTTGAAGTTAGCAACAGCGGACTTCAGAGCATTTTCTACCAGGGGAGCGCCCTTGGTCTGCGTGTGGAGGATGGAAAGCATTGCGAATGCTTCTGCAACGGACTTGCCGCGAACCAGGTCGACAACGCGACGCAGCTTGCGAACACCGTAGCGAACGTTTTTCACTTTAGCGACAGCTTGCATTATTTCTTGCCTCCAGCAGCTTCAGTCTTACGGTGACCCTTGAAAGTACGGGTCAGGGAGAATTCACCGAGCTTGTGACCGACCATGTTTTCGGTTACGTAAACAGGGATGAACTGCTTGCCGTTATAGACGGAGAAAGTGAGACCAACCATATCGGGGATGATGGTGGAACGACGAGACCAGGTCTTGATGGCCTGCTTCTTGTCGGAACCAGCCATTGCCTGAGCTTTGACGAGAACGTGGGAATCCACGAACGCACCTTTCTTAAGGGATCTAGACATGAATTAGGCCCTCTTCTGACGACGACGAACGATGAAACGATCGGTACGCTTATTGTTACGAGTTTTTGCACCCTTAGAGTTCTTACCCCAAGGAGAGCAGGGATGACGACCACCAGAGGTACGACCTTCACCACCACCAAGCGGATGGTCAACCGGGTTCATCACGACACCGCGGACAGCGGGACGCTTACCGAGCCAGCGAGAACGGCCAGCAGAACCGGAAGATTCGTTCATGTGATCGACATTGGAAACCTGACCAACGGTAGCGAGGCAGTCTTCGGGGATGTAGCGAACTTCGCCACTCGGGAGACGAACCTGGCACAGCTTGCCATCCTTAGCAACCAGTTCTGCACCGGCACCAGCGGAACGAGCAATCTGGGCACCCTTGCCCGGCTTCATTTCAATGTTGTGAATGATGGTGTTCAGCGGAATTTCGCGGAGGGGAAGAGCGTTACCCAGGCGGAATGCGGAACCTTCGCCAGCATTCAGCACATCGCCAACCTTGATTTCGGCCGGAGCGATGATGTAAGCGCGCTTGCCATCTTCGTACTTGACGAGGGCGATACGTGCGGAACGATTCGGATCGTATTCAACGGTTTCGACGGTGCAGGAACCAGTGTTCTTGCGCTTGAAGTCGATGATACGATACAACTTCTTGTGACCACCACCGCGACGGCGGGAGGTGATTTCACCG
Above is a genomic segment from Fibrobacter sp. UWEL containing:
- the rpsS gene encoding 30S ribosomal protein S19; translation: MSRSLKKGAFVDSHVLVKAQAMAGSDKKQAIKTWSRRSTIIPDMVGLTFSVYNGKQFIPVYVTENMVGHKLGEFSLTRTFKGHRKTEAAGGKK
- the rplB gene encoding 50S ribosomal protein L2 is translated as MGLKSYRPLTPTLRYKQIGDRKEITAEKPYKPLTEGIKRSSGRNNAGEITSRRRGGGHKKLYRIIDFKRKNTGSCTVETVEYDPNRSARIALVKYEDGKRAYIIAPAEIKVGDVLNAGEGSAFRLGNALPLREIPLNTIIHNIEMKPGKGAQIARSAGAGAELVAKDGKLCQVRLPSGEVRYIPEDCLATVGQVSNVDHMNESSGSAGRSRWLGKRPAVRGVVMNPVDHPLGGGEGRTSGGRHPCSPWGKNSKGAKTRNNKRTDRFIVRRRQKRA
- the rplV gene encoding 50S ribosomal protein L22, with the translated sequence MQAVAKVKNVRYGVRKLRRVVDLVRGKSVAEAFAMLSILHTQTKGAPLVENALKSAVANFKQKSAGAVAVEELVIKTITADGATIMKRIHPRSQGRAFRIEKPLSHITVVVANKE